The Xenopus tropicalis strain Nigerian chromosome 7, UCB_Xtro_10.0, whole genome shotgun sequence genome includes a region encoding these proteins:
- the fndc10 gene encoding fibronectin type III domain-containing protein 10 has translation MISCQVRTVRSLLLLAVLDLGSLTVVTMQKAGGGKAWRVSPHSPAIQPPVTEGTEWETAEPPTPGANTSGHDGQGQEQVPSDIICPYKVITEGPAKSSNICFRTTDSSFHCAQSNCKVFRSDGSLLANVLSNSSVLLQWRPPQPQPLSLRGFLINCSWNGTFTRFQCDSVHLGTNCRDYLLTNVHDNVKYRICLKTLYTNRTSGEECVEFTVEPVGMQDIVIAMTAVGGSICVMLVIICLLVAYITENLMHPAFTHPSGKRGP, from the coding sequence ATGATCAGCTGCCAAGTCCGGACTGTCCGTTCCCTGCTGCTCTTGGCTGTGTTAGATTTGGGGTCTCTGACTGTTGTGACAATGCAGAAGGCTGGTGGGGGTAAGGCTTGGAGGGTCTCTCCTCATTCCCCCGCTATTCAGCCTCCTGTTACAGAGGGAACGGAGTGGGAAACGGCTGAGCCACCGACCCCTGGGGCCAATACATCAGGCCATGATGGCCAGGGGCAGGAGCAAGTGCCCTCCGACATTATCTGCCCCTATAAAGTGATCACAGAGGGACCGGCAAAGTCCAGCAACATTTGCTTCAGGACCACGGACAGCTCCTTCCATTGCGCTCAAAGTAACTGCAAAGTGTTCAGGTCGGACGGCTCGTTGTTGGCCAATGTGCTGAGCAACAGCAGCGTCCTACTGCAATGGCGCCCCCCACAGCCCCAGCCTCTCTCTCTCAGGGGCTTTCTCATCAACTGCTCCTGGAATGGGACCTTCACTCGCTTCCAGTGCGATAGTGTCCATCTTGGCACCAACTGCAGAGATTACCTCCTCACCAATGTGCATGACAATGTCAAGTACAGGATCTGCCTGAAAACGCTTTATACAAACAGGACGTCTGGGGAAGAATGTGTAGAATTCACTGTGGAACCAGTGGGGATGCAGGATATTGTCATTGCAATGACGGCAGTGGGGGGTTCTATCTGTGTGATGCTGGTCATCATATGTCTGTTAGTGGCCTACATCACAGAAAACCTTATGCACCCTGCCTTTACTCACCCCTCTGGCAAAAGAGGGCCCTAA